One genomic region from Haloterrigena gelatinilytica encodes:
- a CDS encoding Sec-independent protein translocase subunit TatA/TatB produces MTSIAPLFVPTPGAPELLIIVGVAILLFGAQKIPKLARSIGESTGEFKKGQAKVEQELEEYRNDAATAAPDVETETATETQS; encoded by the coding sequence GTGACATCGATCGCACCGCTGTTCGTCCCGACGCCCGGGGCCCCGGAACTGCTGATCATCGTCGGGGTCGCGATCCTGCTGTTCGGCGCACAGAAGATCCCGAAACTCGCGCGGTCCATCGGCGAATCGACCGGCGAGTTCAAGAAAGGTCAGGCGAAAGTCGAGCAGGAACTCGAGGAGTACCGAAACGACGCCGCTACCGCCGCCCCCGACGTCGAGACGGAGACGGCGACCGAGACGCAGTCGTAA